From a single Candidatus Melainabacteria bacterium genomic region:
- the bglX gene encoding beta-glucosidase BglX gives MLLDKRSRDKFIAGLMARMTLQEKIGQLNLLSVGSAVTGPIMSVGAEDKIKGGLAGGVFNSIGPQVVGPLQTMAVTQSRLGIPLLFGYDVIHGHRTIFPLPLGLAATWDMDLIERTARAAAGEASADGVNWVFSPMLDVCRDPRWGRVAEGAGEDPFLGSRIAQAMVCGYQGADLRDPRAVAACIKHFALYGAAEAGRDYNTVDMSRWRMFDYFLPPYRAGVEAGALSVMTSFNEVDGLPATGNKWLLTTLLRKMWGFQGFVVTDYTAINEMIEHGVGDEATVGELALSAGTDMDMVGEVFLKHLADSVEEGRIKVEQIDAACRVILEAKWELGLFEDPFRGLSEERVKNEIMSPDKLALAQQAAAESIVLLKNANNVLPLRPEQKIAFVGPLVTDNRNLIGCWSAAGDWKRTTSMWQAIRQKFGSASFIHRKGCNLIDEPDLIKKLGDGQITIDEKSPAQLIDEAVEVASQSDVVVVALGECLGLTGEASCRSTIGLFENQVALLKALKATGKPIVLVLMNGRPLTLSWEDENLDAIVETWFGGTMAGAAIVDVLFGDVNPSGKLTMSFPRTLGQVPIFYNHKNTGRPFDPTQPDLEYRSRYLDVANSPLYPFGFGLSYTNFEIGPVKLNTDNIYEGETLTATVTLTNVGERAGAEVVQLYIRDLVGTVTRPVQELKGFRRIFLEPGESALVQFELTSDDLRFHNQDLEFVAEPGTFQLFIGANCRDVQAVQFELRS, from the coding sequence ATGCTGCTTGATAAACGCAGTCGAGACAAGTTCATCGCCGGCTTGATGGCCAGGATGACTCTGCAAGAGAAGATCGGACAGCTCAATTTGCTGTCTGTCGGTTCCGCTGTCACCGGCCCGATTATGAGTGTTGGGGCAGAGGATAAAATCAAAGGTGGCCTTGCTGGAGGCGTCTTCAATTCGATCGGTCCGCAAGTGGTGGGTCCGTTGCAGACGATGGCGGTCACTCAGTCGCGTCTTGGCATTCCGCTTTTGTTCGGCTATGACGTCATTCATGGACACCGCACAATCTTCCCTCTGCCGCTCGGACTGGCGGCTACGTGGGATATGGATCTGATCGAGCGCACTGCTCGCGCCGCGGCCGGCGAAGCCTCCGCGGATGGCGTCAACTGGGTTTTCTCGCCGATGCTCGATGTCTGCCGAGATCCCCGTTGGGGTCGGGTTGCGGAAGGCGCCGGTGAAGACCCCTTCCTCGGTTCGAGAATCGCTCAGGCTATGGTGTGCGGTTACCAGGGTGCTGACCTTCGCGATCCCCGTGCTGTGGCGGCGTGCATTAAGCACTTCGCGCTCTACGGAGCCGCGGAAGCAGGTCGCGACTACAATACGGTCGACATGAGCCGCTGGCGCATGTTCGATTACTTCCTGCCGCCCTACCGTGCTGGTGTTGAGGCGGGCGCGCTGAGCGTGATGACCTCATTCAATGAGGTCGACGGACTTCCCGCTACCGGCAACAAATGGTTGTTGACGACGCTGTTGCGCAAGATGTGGGGATTCCAGGGCTTTGTCGTCACTGACTACACGGCCATCAACGAGATGATCGAGCATGGCGTCGGCGATGAGGCTACTGTCGGTGAGTTGGCTCTGAGCGCCGGCACCGACATGGACATGGTCGGCGAAGTGTTTCTCAAACACCTTGCCGACTCGGTTGAGGAAGGGCGCATCAAGGTTGAGCAGATCGATGCTGCCTGCCGCGTCATTCTCGAAGCTAAGTGGGAACTTGGATTGTTCGAAGATCCGTTCCGAGGGCTCAGCGAAGAACGCGTCAAGAACGAGATCATGAGCCCCGATAAGCTCGCACTGGCGCAACAGGCTGCCGCGGAGAGCATTGTGCTCTTGAAAAACGCGAACAATGTTCTGCCACTGCGGCCGGAGCAGAAGATTGCCTTCGTCGGGCCTCTGGTGACAGACAATCGCAACTTGATTGGCTGCTGGAGCGCTGCCGGCGACTGGAAGAGAACCACTAGTATGTGGCAGGCCATCAGGCAGAAGTTCGGTTCGGCATCCTTCATACATCGAAAGGGCTGCAATCTTATCGATGAGCCCGACCTTATTAAGAAGCTGGGAGATGGTCAGATCACCATCGACGAGAAGTCGCCGGCTCAGCTGATTGACGAAGCCGTGGAGGTCGCTTCTCAATCTGACGTTGTCGTGGTTGCGCTCGGCGAGTGCCTCGGCCTGACGGGCGAAGCTTCTTGCCGCAGCACGATCGGCTTGTTTGAGAACCAGGTCGCCCTGTTGAAGGCGCTCAAGGCGACGGGGAAACCCATCGTTCTTGTTCTCATGAATGGTCGCCCCCTCACGCTCAGTTGGGAAGACGAGAATCTCGACGCAATTGTCGAGACATGGTTCGGCGGCACTATGGCTGGTGCGGCTATCGTCGACGTCCTATTTGGCGATGTCAACCCGAGCGGAAAGCTGACTATGAGCTTCCCTCGTACGCTCGGGCAGGTGCCGATCTTTTACAACCACAAAAATACGGGGCGACCTTTCGACCCGACGCAGCCTGATCTTGAATATCGCAGTCGCTATCTGGATGTGGCGAACTCGCCGCTCTATCCGTTTGGCTTCGGATTGAGCTACACCAACTTCGAGATCGGACCTGTCAAACTCAACACCGACAACATATACGAGGGCGAAACACTGACTGCGACGGTGACGCTTACCAATGTTGGTGAACGTGCCGGTGCTGAAGTGGTGCAGCTCTATATCCGTGACCTTGTCGGAACTGTGACGCGACCCGTTCAAGAACTGAAGGGTTTCCGTCGCATCT